Proteins encoded together in one bacterium window:
- a CDS encoding ABC transporter permease, with product MAGGFLAYALRRLFAAVPTLFGVTLIIFFMVRVLPGDPARVLAGLEADQHEVDRIRVQLGLDKPAPVQYAFFLEHALRGDLGRSTVTQAPVLAEIAGRLGPTTLLAATATILAGVLGVASGILVSTRQYTAADYALTVLALAGVSIPVYWLGLMLMLVFAVALHLLPAGGDTAPQSLILPSITLAAFSLAIIERMTRSSMLESLRQDYVRTARAKGLADQVVVYRHALRNALIPVVTVLGLQFGALIGGAILTETTFAWPGIGRLLVDAIARRDYPMIQGVVLLFAVTFVLVNLAVDLLYGYIDPRIRFG from the coding sequence ATCGCCGGGGGCTTCCTCGCCTATGCGCTCCGCCGGCTCTTTGCGGCGGTGCCGACCCTCTTCGGGGTCACGCTCATCATTTTCTTCATGGTGCGGGTGCTCCCCGGCGACCCCGCGCGCGTGCTGGCCGGCCTGGAGGCGGACCAACACGAGGTGGACCGGATCCGCGTACAGTTGGGCCTCGACAAGCCGGCCCCGGTCCAGTACGCGTTCTTTCTCGAACACGCCCTGCGGGGCGACCTCGGCCGCTCGACCGTGACGCAGGCGCCGGTGTTGGCGGAAATCGCCGGCCGCCTCGGCCCGACGACGCTGCTCGCGGCCACTGCGACGATCCTCGCCGGCGTGCTCGGCGTCGCGTCGGGCATTCTCGTCAGCACGCGGCAGTACACGGCGGCGGACTACGCGCTGACGGTGCTTGCCCTCGCCGGCGTGAGCATCCCCGTGTACTGGCTCGGGCTCATGCTGATGCTGGTGTTCGCGGTGGCCCTCCACCTGTTACCCGCCGGCGGCGACACCGCGCCGCAGAGCCTGATTCTGCCGTCGATCACGCTCGCGGCTTTCAGCCTCGCGATCATCGAGCGCATGACCCGCAGCAGCATGCTCGAGAGCCTGCGGCAGGACTACGTCCGCACGGCGCGCGCCAAGGGCCTCGCGGACCAGGTCGTCGTGTACCGCCACGCGCTGCGGAACGCCCTCATCCCGGTCGTGACGGTGCTCGGGCTGCAGTTCGGCGCGCTGATCGGCGGCGCCATCCTGACGGAGACCACCTTCGCGTGGCCCGGGATCGGGCGCCTCTTGGTCGACGCGATCGCCCGGCGTGATTACCCGATGATCCAGGGCGTGGTGCTGCTGTTCGCGGTGACTTTCGTGCTGGTCAATCTGGCCGTGGACCTCTTGTATGGCTACATCGATCCGCGTATCCGCTTCGGTTAG
- a CDS encoding ABC transporter permease encodes MATSIRVSASVRPAGERAFRHPLAVLGRLARNRAAVAGFAVLALMAAAALLAGALLPYGAETADFNAVLQPPSRAHLFGTDQLGRDILARIVYGGRISLLIGALAVAVGAAVGVPLGVVSGFYRGRTDALIQRGVDIMLSFPGFLLALTLISLLGVGPRNVVLSVGIASVPVYVRLVRSVTLSVRELAYVESARAIGLPDLRIMLRHVLPNTAAPIIVQSSLQLGVALLTAAGLGFLGIGVTPPTPEWGTMLGEAQTYVLTAWYMGTFPGLAIFAAVMAFNLLGDGLRDALDPRMKTL; translated from the coding sequence ATGGCTACATCGATCCGCGTATCCGCTTCGGTTAGGCCGGCCGGCGAGCGGGCGTTCCGCCATCCGCTGGCGGTGCTCGGCCGGCTCGCGCGCAACCGGGCCGCCGTGGCCGGCTTCGCCGTGCTCGCCCTCATGGCGGCCGCCGCGCTGCTGGCCGGGGCGCTGCTGCCCTACGGGGCGGAGACCGCCGATTTCAACGCGGTGCTGCAGCCGCCCAGCCGGGCTCATCTCTTCGGCACGGATCAGCTCGGCCGCGACATCCTGGCGCGCATCGTCTACGGCGGCCGCATCTCGCTGCTAATCGGCGCCCTGGCCGTCGCGGTCGGCGCGGCGGTCGGCGTTCCGCTCGGCGTGGTGTCCGGTTTCTACCGCGGCCGCACGGACGCGTTGATCCAGCGCGGCGTCGACATCATGCTGTCGTTCCCCGGCTTCCTGCTCGCGCTGACGCTGATCAGTCTGCTCGGCGTCGGCCCGCGCAACGTCGTCCTCAGCGTCGGCATCGCGTCGGTGCCGGTGTACGTGCGGCTCGTCCGCAGCGTCACGCTGTCGGTGCGGGAACTGGCTTACGTCGAGTCGGCGCGGGCGATCGGGCTGCCGGATCTGCGGATCATGCTGCGCCACGTGCTGCCCAACACCGCCGCCCCGATCATCGTCCAGTCTTCACTGCAGCTGGGCGTCGCGCTGCTGACCGCGGCGGGGCTTGGGTTCCTCGGCATCGGCGTCACCCCGCCTACGCCCGAATGGGGCACGATGCTCGGCGAAGCGCAGACCTACGTCCTCACCGCCTGGTACATGGGGACGTTCCCGGGCCTCGCGATCTTCGCCGCGGTGATGGCGTTCAATCTGCTCGGCGACGGCCTGCGCGACGCCCTGGATCCGAGGATGAAAACCCTCTGA
- a CDS encoding pyridoxamine 5'-phosphate oxidase family protein has translation MRLRKDLAKIVAMERVSRIATAGRDGRPHVVPVCHAADDGRVYFAAGKDSLKVRHLRANPNIAMSVDVYSEDWSLLRGVTIEGSAALIESGPRFRKLRDLLYRKYPQYPKESAIGERDSVIVEVTPRRVSSWGFEE, from the coding sequence ATGCGGCTGCGCAAAGACCTCGCCAAGATCGTCGCGATGGAACGGGTATCCCGGATTGCCACGGCCGGGCGCGACGGGCGTCCACACGTCGTGCCGGTCTGCCACGCCGCCGACGACGGGCGCGTCTACTTCGCCGCGGGAAAGGACAGCCTCAAGGTTCGCCACCTGCGGGCGAACCCGAACATCGCGATGAGCGTGGACGTGTACTCCGAGGACTGGAGCCTCCTGCGGGGGGTGACGATCGAGGGGTCGGCCGCGCTCATCGAAAGCGGCCCGCGGTTTCGAAAGCTCCGCGATCTGCTCTATCGCAAGTACCCTCAGTACCCCAAGGAATCCGCGATCGGCGAGCGCGACTCGGTCATCGTCGAGGTGACGCCCCGCCGCGTCAGTTCCTGGGGCTTCGAGGAGTAG
- a CDS encoding mandelate racemase/muconate lactonizing enzyme family protein codes for MKIADVKVYVMGSAWRNFVFALVRTDDGLEGVGEARPVNREEAVAAYLEAITHRYVLGSDPFNVEDLLLRVTRDDYEVPGATEMTAIAIVEMACWDIIGKSLGQPVYRLLGGRCRERIKAYANGWYQVVRAPEEFAQAARRVVARGYRALKFDPFGAGAGELSRAEHRRSVELVYAVRDAIGPEVELFVEMHGRFTASQAIALARDLEGAAPGWLEEPVPPDQPAALARVAAHTPLPIATGERLHTRAAFRDLFMLGAVDVAQPDLSHCGGILEAKKIAAMAEAHGVALAPHNVGASVSTAAALHLAACVPNLKIQEYFNDFDDPFVAETATGLPPVTDGCFALPERPGLGVTFNEDVVLAHPYRRQHFNLFAEDWQRRQAKPVP; via the coding sequence GTGAAGATCGCCGACGTCAAGGTTTACGTGATGGGATCGGCGTGGCGCAACTTCGTCTTCGCCCTTGTCCGCACGGACGACGGGCTCGAGGGCGTCGGCGAGGCGCGGCCCGTGAACCGCGAGGAGGCCGTCGCGGCGTATCTCGAGGCGATCACGCACCGCTACGTGCTCGGCAGCGATCCGTTCAACGTCGAAGATCTGCTGCTGCGCGTCACCCGAGACGACTATGAAGTGCCCGGCGCGACGGAGATGACGGCGATCGCGATCGTCGAGATGGCGTGCTGGGACATCATCGGTAAATCACTCGGCCAGCCGGTCTACCGGCTGCTCGGCGGGCGGTGCCGGGAGCGGATCAAGGCCTACGCGAACGGCTGGTACCAGGTGGTCCGCGCGCCGGAGGAATTCGCGCAGGCCGCGCGCCGCGTGGTGGCGCGCGGGTACCGCGCGCTGAAGTTCGATCCGTTCGGCGCCGGCGCGGGCGAACTGAGCCGCGCGGAGCACCGCCGGTCGGTCGAACTCGTCTACGCGGTGCGGGACGCGATCGGCCCCGAGGTCGAGTTGTTCGTCGAGATGCACGGCCGGTTTACCGCCTCGCAGGCGATCGCGCTCGCGCGCGATTTGGAGGGCGCGGCTCCGGGCTGGCTCGAGGAGCCGGTGCCCCCCGACCAGCCCGCGGCGCTGGCGCGGGTGGCGGCGCACACGCCGCTGCCGATCGCCACCGGCGAACGGCTGCACACCCGCGCGGCGTTCCGCGACCTGTTCATGCTGGGCGCGGTGGACGTGGCGCAGCCCGATCTTTCGCACTGCGGCGGAATTTTGGAGGCGAAGAAAATCGCGGCGATGGCCGAGGCCCACGGCGTGGCGCTGGCGCCGCACAACGTCGGCGCATCGGTCAGCACCGCCGCGGCGCTCCACCTGGCCGCGTGCGTACCCAACCTCAAGATTCAGGAATACTTCAACGACTTCGACGACCCGTTCGTGGCGGAGACAGCGACGGGGTTGCCGCCCGTCACGGACGGTTGCTTCGCGCTCCCGGAGCGCCCCGGGCTCGGCGTGACGTTCAACGAGGACGTGGTGCTTGCGCACCCGTACCGCCGCCAGCACTTCAATCTGTTCGCGGAGGACTGGCAGCGCCGCCAGGCCAAGCCCGTGCCCTGA
- a CDS encoding Gfo/Idh/MocA family oxidoreductase, with protein MATPVKIGLIGCGSIARGAHLPAMDALRDRVALVAAADLNREAAQAAASSWGADAYADGRRVVDREDVEAVVITTPEAAHREWTVAAAAAGKHVLCEKPMAPSLDDADAMVDACRRAGVHLMIGHSRRFTRRYMEIRRAIDRGEIGSVRLVRENERRPGARAGRPGYYTKSHWTGDPSVSVGAALTNGIHEADLLRWFAGSEPSSVFAEHKVTIEDNPGVPDFITWTVRFANGALGSSEVSNCLPPGYPAFHQCEVYGLRGAIRARDHELVSLTRFRDGAADYPESTHILLHNQTAYTREHAAFVDAIRSGRPLPLAPEDARAALRVALAAVESARTGAVVSLLDAGAAEARA; from the coding sequence GTGGCGACGCCCGTGAAGATCGGCCTGATCGGCTGCGGCAGCATTGCCCGCGGCGCGCATCTGCCCGCGATGGACGCGCTGCGGGACCGCGTCGCACTTGTCGCCGCGGCCGACTTGAATCGCGAGGCGGCCCAGGCGGCCGCATCATCGTGGGGCGCGGATGCCTACGCCGACGGCCGCCGGGTGGTCGACCGCGAAGACGTCGAGGCCGTCGTGATCACGACACCCGAGGCCGCGCACCGGGAGTGGACGGTCGCCGCCGCGGCGGCCGGCAAGCACGTCCTCTGCGAGAAGCCGATGGCCCCGTCGCTGGACGACGCCGACGCGATGGTCGACGCGTGCCGCCGTGCCGGCGTCCACCTGATGATCGGCCACAGCCGCCGTTTCACCCGCCGTTACATGGAGATCCGCCGCGCGATCGACCGCGGCGAAATCGGCTCCGTCCGGCTCGTCCGCGAGAACGAGCGGCGCCCCGGTGCGCGCGCCGGCCGGCCCGGTTATTACACGAAGTCGCACTGGACCGGGGATCCGTCGGTGTCGGTGGGCGCGGCGCTCACGAACGGCATCCACGAGGCCGACCTGCTGCGCTGGTTCGCGGGATCGGAGCCCTCGTCGGTCTTTGCCGAGCACAAGGTCACGATCGAAGACAACCCGGGCGTGCCGGATTTCATCACCTGGACGGTACGGTTCGCCAACGGGGCGCTCGGTTCGAGCGAGGTCAGCAACTGCCTGCCGCCGGGCTATCCCGCGTTCCACCAGTGCGAGGTCTACGGGCTGCGCGGGGCGATCCGCGCCCGGGACCACGAGCTCGTGAGCCTCACGCGCTTCCGCGATGGGGCCGCGGATTATCCCGAGAGCACGCACATTTTGCTGCACAATCAGACGGCCTACACCCGCGAGCACGCGGCGTTCGTCGACGCCATCCGGTCGGGACGGCCGCTGCCGCTGGCGCCGGAGGACGCGCGCGCGGCTTTGCGGGTGGCCCTCGCCGCGGTGGAGTCCGCCCGCACCGGCGCCGTGGTGTCGCTCCTGGATGCCGGCGCCGCGGAGGCGCGCGCGTGA